Sequence from the Miscanthus floridulus cultivar M001 chromosome 16, ASM1932011v1, whole genome shotgun sequence genome:
gctatccaaataatcttgtcttacATGTaatcttttcttctttgtgcagtctccatctgacggtggttcgaataatccaccttatgcacctccgaatgatggaccttcaccacagtcgcagtggtcgagatgagtgcacgttgtatttttttcatttgttgttcacttcgtgatggacttgtgatatacttgtgatgcacttgtggactttgatggacttgtggatttatttggatggacttgagcacttattattatatatgtgataaatattgtgatggatgtgatatgtgcggatggatgtgtggatggatgagatatatatgtgatggatgagatatatatgtgatgaatgagatatatatgtgatggacagatatatatgtgatatatgtttgtatgaatttatttgtcacgatggaatttaaaaaaaaaaaaaattaccgtTTTGGGTTACTTTgacgagtgttgcactcggcaaaggaccccgttgccgagtgtcatggtcacagcactcggcaaagctggaaaaatggacgctcggaaaaccatttttccagctttgccgagtgccatgaccatgacactcggcaaacaattttaaaaaaaaatcaaagatttttttaaaaaaaattcaaactttgccgagtgccggccagagggcactcggcaaagaattttttaaaaaaaaaaaaattcaaactttgccgagcgccggccagagggcactcggcaaagaattttttttaaaaaaataaaaaaatctttgccgagtgcctgcagggttggcactcggcaaagccaccgtgaacggggccggcgccgtgacggtcgtttttctttgccgagtgcccgataaaaaacactcggcaaagagatctttgccgatcaatttttttttccgtgtgttctttgccgagtgccgcactcgacaaaggctttgccgagtacaatttggctaaagaacctgaatccagtagtgttaGTAAAGTAACTTCCGCACATGTGCGGAACTTTCTAGAAATTAAATGTGTGGAAGTTCTGGACTTGACTGAGAAACTAAAGTGCGTTCCGGTACCATATTTCTGGGCACCATTTGCCGCTTCCAACCGCTCCGTTTGCGGCCACAACAATAATGCATTTCCACGGTTGGTTCTCTATAGTATATATGTAGTAGTGACGGTTCTTAGATTGCAAGTGGTTGTATATTACTGTATGTATGAACTTAATTTGACACATGGTAgtacatatatatagttataagcAAAAGGCAAATTGTGTTCTATTTTTAGAACCAATTGTACAACAGGCTAGTGAGCCGGCCGATCCTCTAGCTGCTATTGACGACGTTGCAGAACTTCCTGACCTGGCCGGCCGTCCCGGTGAGCACCTGGGTACTGCCCATCTTCACCAGCGCCGTTTGGAACTGGCTCATCCACGTGGCAGCGTCAGCGGAGCTGTTGGCCACCTTGGCCGCCGTGTAGGTGGTGTTCATGAGCTGCTGGTCCGACACGAAGAGCACCTTCCCCGCCAGCAGGTTGCTGTAGTACTGGTTGCTGAGCACGTTGGGGTCGGTCACCCGGTTGTTGTTGATCACCGGGTTGCCGCTGTTGCTGCCCGGCGCCGGGCACACCGTCTTGAGATCGGAGGCGTAGGTGGCGTCCATGGTGGGGTCGACGGTGGGGTACAGCCGGCCGTTGCAGAAGGAGCAGTGCGCCTGGCCGAAGGAGTGCGCGCCGGAGAGAATGATGAGGTCGTCGACGTCGAGGCCCTTCTTGGCGAAGTTGTTGATGAGATCCTGGAGCTTGAAGGTCGGCGACGGGATGTTCTGCAGCACTTCGATGAAGTTGGACACCGTCCCGTCGCGGCGGCCCGAGGGCATGTCGAAGCTGGCGAAGCCGCCGGAGACGACCGCCGTGTCCCGCGCCGCGAAGGCCAGGATGTCGGCGCAGGAGACCACGCCGGGGCAGACCGCCTCCACGGCCGCCTTGATCGTGTTCACGGCGGCGTACCCGCGCAGCGCGATCGCCTTCTTCTCCACCTGCGTGTTGCTGCTGGTCGGGTCGATCAGGATGGAGGCGTCGCACCCCTGCAGTGCAAATTAAGCCGCCGGAGCCATGCATTAGCATACTACGTACGTGCTGATTGTACTATGCGAGTACTAAAATATGTTGAGAGAGTTGCCAAACATGGCATATCTGCTTGTCATTTTTTTGAGGGGATCTGCTTGTCATTTTGCAATAACGACATGGTGTTCTCGTGTGACGATGATCAGTAGTACGTACTGTGTAGTTATACCCTGAcgactttattatatatctaaaaagaaagttatatatacatatataaatataccctgacgaagcagtcgtggaagaagAGGCGCATGAAGGCGGCGCCCATGGTGGGGTCGTTGGCGATGATCCCCGCGGTGACGTTGCGCACCGTCGCCTCCGCCTGCGGGCACGACGGGCCGTAGAAGTTGATCTGCAGCGGCGACTGTGCCCACGACGTCGTCGCCGTGCTCAGCACAGCAGCGGCGACGAACGCCATGAGCAGCGTGGCCTTGCATGTTGACGTCGACGTCGGCATCGCCATGATATATATGCTGCTACTTAAATCTTCAGCTAGCTTATTATATATATGATGATCTCACCAACTAGCTCTCCTTAATCCTTGTATATTAACGTACCCAAGATCGATCTTAGAAAGCTAGCTAGGATATTAGAAGCAAGCTAAGCTGCTATTGGAGGATGTGATGTCTAGTACTGAAAGAGACGCGAATGCTTGGTGTGGTGGCAATGTGAGGCACCTAGTTAGGGTATTTATAGAGACGAATGCATGCCTCTATTTTGTTTTTGGTTAACATGTTgttcttaactgcaacaattatgttCTTGGGAGGTCGTTGCTAGCACACAGTTGGCTGGTACAACATACGCTGTAGCTGGCGATCCAGTTGCATTGCAAGGCGTGTTGACATTGCCAGTTTTCCACTTGGCGACAAGTATATACGTGCTAATTTCATCCGCGAATAAGAAAATAGGTGATATGGGGATTTGTTAGGACATGATTCATTCCATCAGCTAACAACTATTTAAGCCGTGTGGTCGACTCAACTGCTAGCGTAGTACACGTCAATGCACTCTACGTCAACTGCTAGCATAAGTTATTTGCTGACACGTTAACAAGGTCACAATATGGTTATATtaaaatattttaaaatttttggACAGAAGATGTGTATAATGTTGTTTATTGGTGGTTGAAATTATTGCATGCCTCCACTAATTATGATGTCTTATTGTCGACAAGGATTCAATATGTAAACTGAGCTTAAGGTCGTTAATAATCCACGTCATCAGTGAACAAATGAATATAACTTTAGTGGTGTCGGCTCGTGTGTGTGCCTCTCTCTATGTTCCTATTCCTAGTACTACATCCTAGCTAATAAGAGGAATTAATTAACACAGGGGATGTAAGTTTATTTTTGAACACAACCCCATTAATCTATGGTTTGTCTCTATAAATCGAATTTTAGAGGCAGGCATGTTAAGATGTTTGTCTCTATAAATTGTTGCACAAAACAAtcattcataactttttcatataaaCTCGTAGACAAGCTTTATATTAAAACTGTAGCCCTTGACGTGATCTATATCTTTACAGTTGAagagttttttatttgaaactttTTAATCCCAAAATATTGTTTGATATTcatgaattttgaaatttgaaatttaaaattttcaaacaacctcaatgttgacatggtctaaCCAAAGTTGTTGTTCTCAATACAATTTACAAGTTTATAGTTGgaatgtttttttatttgaagtctcGTTTACAATATCAAATATGTGTCTAAgttcatagattttgaaattcaaaatttagaatttctaGACAGCCTTGAATGTTCACGTAGTTAATACCACAATTGTAACGACTGATTTGATCTTTTTCTTTAATGCATTTCTTGAGGACTAACATGGAGGCTTGGTTTAATTGGGCCTCCAATTAGCAAAAGTATATATGATAATTCTTAATCAGAATTTATTTTTCCAAAGAAATTATTAATCATCAGACATATCAACATTGATCTATATCAAATGTGCGTATGTCCGACGGCGTACATACATGCTTATGATTATGTCCGACTCGAGTGTAGTTTTATGACGAATAAACCAGCTTTCTTTCGGTTCTGTGTGCTGTGCAATATATTCTCCGTCATATCCCTGCCTCTAGCAACGTGAAGATTTATGTTAATCCTAGTCAAAGTCACACGCAATATACACAGGCAACGAAGTATGAACATTGTAAAAAACAGTACATTAATTAAGTTACAAAATCACACGCAATACATCTATATACGTACTTGTTTATTGGCGAGTCTATATGCATATGAAGACGTGCTCAGCTGTGTCGGTGATAACGTGCTaatgtgttatatatatatatatatatatatatatatatatatataactactaccctgtagttggctacaaaataacttattctatagccactttgagttacgataattactatgttaatttacgagattatagtaactccttactatgtggtttaatataacattatggtaaatatccccatgtgttatagtaacccaactatcgtaaatatgtattgatattgtcgtaaattagtatataaaattatcgtaaatggaggtggctacagaataacttactTTGTAGCTAACTACAGAATAtactctcatatatatatatatatatatatacatatatatatatatatatatatatatatatatatatatatatatatatatatatatatatatatatataaagttatTTGTTTTGCTGACAATCGGTTCGATCAA
This genomic interval carries:
- the LOC136510075 gene encoding peroxidase 42-like, which encodes MAMPTSTSTCKATLLMAFVAAAVLSTATTSWAQSPLQINFYGPSCPQAEATVRNVTAGIIANDPTMGAAFMRLFFHDCFVRGCDASILIDPTSSNTQVEKKAIALRGYAAVNTIKAAVEAVCPGVVSCADILAFAARDTAVVSGGFASFDMPSGRRDGTVSNFIEVLQNIPSPTFKLQDLINNFAKKGLDVDDLIILSGAHSFGQAHCSFCNGRLYPTVDPTMDATYASDLKTVCPAPGSNSGNPVINNNRVTDPNVLSNQYYSNLLAGKVLFVSDQQLMNTTYTAAKVANSSADAATWMSQFQTALVKMGSTQVLTGTAGQVRKFCNVVNSS